From a region of the Vaginimicrobium propionicum genome:
- the pyrF gene encoding orotidine-5'-phosphate decarboxylase: MFLQRLNQLATCRQKLCVGLDPHENIVTKWGLNYDVAGAETLARQTIEALGDLVCAFKPQSAFFECFGSPGIAALERVLKDIREMGALSILDVKRGDIGSTMAAYARAYLGFQAPLSADAITLSPYCGFEALRPALDLAKENDCGVYVLCRTSNPQGSQVQLKNSEGKSVAQMIVDQANAENLVDGSGYVGLVIGATHNLDVDLEGFTGSILAPGIGAQGGSVSSLSTIFGDRAEQVLASASRSILSAGPGRHDLRRRVLESLSD, encoded by the coding sequence ATGTTTCTTCAGCGACTAAACCAATTAGCTACCTGCCGCCAAAAGCTGTGTGTGGGGCTGGATCCACACGAAAATATTGTCACCAAATGGGGGCTGAATTACGACGTTGCTGGTGCAGAAACTTTGGCTCGCCAAACCATCGAAGCCCTGGGTGATTTAGTGTGCGCATTCAAACCGCAATCAGCCTTCTTCGAATGTTTTGGCTCACCAGGTATAGCTGCCTTAGAACGAGTTTTGAAAGATATCCGAGAAATGGGCGCCCTAAGCATTTTGGATGTCAAACGTGGCGACATCGGTTCAACCATGGCCGCTTATGCGAGAGCTTATCTCGGTTTTCAAGCGCCACTGAGTGCTGACGCCATAACGCTTAGCCCTTATTGCGGATTCGAGGCACTACGTCCAGCATTAGATCTGGCTAAAGAAAATGACTGCGGGGTCTATGTGCTATGCAGAACCTCTAATCCGCAAGGTAGCCAGGTGCAACTAAAAAATAGTGAAGGCAAAAGCGTGGCTCAAATGATTGTTGACCAGGCAAATGCTGAAAATTTGGTAGATGGCAGCGGCTATGTGGGTCTAGTTATAGGTGCTACCCACAATCTAGATGTAGACCTAGAGGGTTTTACTGGTTCAATTTTGGCTCCTGGGATTGGCGCTCAAGGTGGCAGTGTCAGTTCGCTATCAACAATTTTTGGTGACAGAGCTGAGCAGGTGTTGGCTTCGGCCTCACGCTCTATCTTGTCTGCCGGACCTGGTCGTCACGATTTGCGGCGCCGTGTCTTAGAATCCCTTAGTGATTAG
- a CDS encoding amino acid aminotransferase, whose product MSLFSTIEQAPADAILGLTDAFKQDSNPKKVNLGVGVYQDEDGKLPLLKCVRLAEQELTSESRPRNYLPITGLPSYNQAVQRLVLGLDSQIVVDQRAVTVQGLGGTGGLKIAADFLKRVCGAKKALVSAPSWPNHRNVFATAGFEVDTYTYYDAKARGINFDQMIADLRSAQPGTVIILHACCHNPTGYDLDHNQWAEIIDVVSSKSLIPVIDMAYQGFSESLEEDGWVVRAFADKIDNFLVANSFSKSFSLYGERVGALTFICADADQAERVNSQVKIVIRTNYSNPPTHGAALVTKVLTNDRLYQLWVSELGDMRQRIKKMRAHLVEGLKSAGVEEDMSFITNQVGMFSFCGLNKDQMIRLRQDFSIYGTDSSRICMAGLNMSNIEYVSRSFAAILKP is encoded by the coding sequence ATGTCGCTGTTTTCAACTATTGAGCAGGCGCCGGCTGACGCAATTTTAGGGTTGACCGACGCTTTCAAACAAGATTCGAACCCTAAGAAAGTAAATCTTGGGGTAGGCGTCTACCAAGACGAAGATGGCAAACTACCTCTGCTGAAATGTGTGCGTTTAGCTGAACAGGAATTAACTAGCGAGTCTCGTCCTAGAAATTATCTTCCGATAACTGGATTACCGTCCTATAACCAGGCAGTGCAACGCCTGGTATTGGGTCTCGATTCGCAAATTGTGGTTGATCAACGAGCCGTAACCGTACAAGGTTTGGGTGGCACTGGTGGGCTAAAAATTGCTGCCGATTTTTTGAAGCGTGTTTGTGGAGCGAAAAAAGCCCTGGTTTCTGCACCATCTTGGCCTAATCATAGAAACGTTTTTGCTACCGCTGGTTTCGAGGTCGACACTTATACCTATTACGACGCTAAGGCTCGGGGCATTAACTTTGACCAGATGATTGCTGATTTGCGCTCAGCTCAGCCTGGCACGGTAATTATTCTTCACGCTTGTTGCCACAATCCGACCGGCTACGATCTGGATCATAACCAGTGGGCCGAAATCATTGATGTTGTGTCCTCGAAGAGTTTGATCCCCGTTATTGACATGGCCTATCAAGGGTTCAGCGAAAGCCTTGAAGAAGACGGCTGGGTTGTTCGGGCATTTGCAGACAAAATTGATAATTTCTTAGTCGCTAATTCTTTCAGTAAGTCGTTTTCCCTTTACGGGGAGCGTGTCGGTGCGCTGACTTTTATTTGTGCTGACGCCGATCAGGCTGAAAGAGTTAATTCCCAAGTGAAAATAGTGATTAGGACGAATTACTCGAATCCACCTACGCACGGCGCTGCTCTAGTAACCAAAGTTTTAACGAATGATCGGCTCTATCAACTGTGGGTTAGTGAATTGGGCGATATGCGCCAACGCATAAAGAAGATGCGTGCCCACCTGGTTGAAGGATTGAAATCTGCTGGTGTGGAAGAAGACATGAGTTTTATCACCAACCAGGTGGGGATGTTTTCCTTCTGCGGCTTGAATAAGGATCAAATGATTCGATTACGTCAAGATTTCAGTATCTATGGCACCGATAGCTCAAGAATCTGCATGGCAGGACTAAATATGAGCAATATTGAATACGTAAGCCGCTCATTTGCGGCTATCCTTAAACCATAA
- the mihF gene encoding integration host factor, actinobacterial type, producing the protein MAVPKLTGEQLQAAREAATRARRVRAELKKSVRDGKLSFEKALEKCQKDEVLAQIKVVDLLRSVPRIGDRRAAQLMEKYSIADNRRIRGLGRNQLSGLLSEFN; encoded by the coding sequence GTGGCTGTTCCAAAATTAACAGGAGAACAACTACAGGCTGCTCGCGAGGCCGCAACGCGAGCCAGGCGAGTTCGCGCCGAGCTGAAAAAATCAGTTCGTGACGGAAAGCTAAGCTTTGAAAAAGCCTTAGAAAAATGCCAAAAAGATGAGGTTCTGGCTCAGATCAAGGTTGTTGATCTGTTACGGTCTGTTCCTCGTATAGGCGATCGTCGCGCTGCGCAGCTCATGGAAAAATATTCCATCGCCGATAACCGTCGGATACGGGGGCTAGGACGCAATCAGTTGTCTGGGTTGCTCAGCGAATTCAATTAA
- the gmk gene encoding guanylate kinase — MTSNRVFVISGPAGVGKGTVVSALRKRFPDLYVSISATTRPPRRGEVDGVHYFFVDESSFDQMIAGNDLLEWALVHRKYRYGTPRRPIEEAIASGRTAILEIDLQGARQVRQSMPQAYQIFLKPPSWDELVRRLTGRGTESAEAIDRRLATARTELAAAHEFDSVVVNARLEETVDELVDLLGLSN; from the coding sequence ATGACCAGCAATCGTGTTTTTGTGATCTCGGGGCCAGCGGGGGTCGGGAAAGGGACAGTCGTATCTGCCTTGCGAAAGCGGTTCCCTGATCTCTATGTTTCGATATCTGCTACGACTCGCCCTCCTCGTCGGGGGGAGGTTGATGGCGTCCATTATTTTTTCGTGGACGAAAGTAGTTTTGACCAGATGATTGCTGGCAATGACCTTCTCGAGTGGGCGTTGGTACACCGTAAATATCGTTACGGCACCCCTCGTCGTCCAATTGAAGAAGCAATAGCTAGCGGTCGTACTGCTATCTTGGAAATCGATTTGCAAGGTGCCAGGCAAGTCCGTCAATCTATGCCCCAGGCTTACCAAATCTTCTTGAAACCCCCAAGTTGGGACGAGCTGGTGCGTCGGCTAACAGGACGGGGCACTGAATCAGCTGAAGCTATTGATAGACGGTTGGCAACTGCGCGCACTGAATTAGCTGCTGCCCACGAATTCGATAGCGTGGTGGTTAACGCTCGGCTCGAAGAAACAGTGGATGAACTGGTAGACTTACTAGGTCTATCGAATTAG
- the rpoZ gene encoding DNA-directed RNA polymerase subunit omega → MSTDIPEGITNPPVDDLLERVDSKYRLVLFAAKRARQINAYYAQLGEGLLENVGPLVEVAPQEKPLSISLREIQSGQLEYQEIDPQAEAAARAQAMSDPEFTFDSPFDDPA, encoded by the coding sequence TTGAGTACTGACATCCCAGAGGGCATCACTAATCCGCCGGTTGACGATCTGCTAGAGCGAGTCGATTCTAAATACCGGTTAGTGTTATTTGCCGCTAAGCGTGCTCGTCAAATTAATGCGTATTATGCGCAACTTGGCGAGGGTCTGCTGGAGAACGTCGGCCCGCTAGTAGAGGTGGCTCCACAGGAGAAACCGCTGTCAATTTCCTTGCGTGAAATCCAGAGCGGCCAGCTTGAGTATCAAGAGATTGATCCCCAAGCTGAGGCGGCAGCTCGAGCTCAGGCTATGAGCGACCCGGAATTTACCTTCGACAGCCCATTTGACGACCCGGCATAA
- the coaBC gene encoding bifunctional phosphopantothenoylcysteine decarboxylase/phosphopantothenate--cysteine ligase CoaBC yields the protein MRVILGVTGCIGAYKATEIVRRLRDWGAEVVVVPTHNALKFVGSATWEALSGHPVCTQVFDDVPNVAHIRLAQEADLVLVAPATADFLARMACGRADDLLSSIILATQAPVIVCPAMHTAMWLNPATKANVDTLRSRNVMVKDPDSGRLTGKDSGPGRFPDPHEIVKIAIGGLTIEEFCSTCARQDLSGLKICVTAGGTREHIDPVRFIGNESSGRMGVEIARVAQLRGADVTLVASNLTVRPPSGVNVIQACSTGDLNAVMNDISLSQDAIVMAGAPADFAAAHPESKKIKKLGQSGLTLELQQTPDVLAGLCANRNGGQVIVGFAAETAANQEELLRLGRQKLSRKGADLLVLNDVSGGQVFAAEDNNVLIINSTGVLAEASGTKLSVAWAIIDAIKKF from the coding sequence ATGCGGGTAATTCTTGGGGTAACCGGATGTATCGGAGCCTATAAAGCCACTGAGATAGTTCGTAGACTTCGGGACTGGGGCGCTGAAGTAGTGGTTGTCCCCACCCACAACGCCTTAAAGTTTGTTGGTTCGGCTACTTGGGAAGCACTTTCTGGACATCCGGTTTGCACTCAGGTTTTTGATGATGTCCCGAACGTTGCGCATATTCGGCTAGCTCAAGAAGCAGACCTAGTGTTGGTTGCTCCGGCTACAGCAGATTTTCTGGCTCGAATGGCTTGCGGGCGTGCTGACGATTTGCTTAGCTCTATAATCCTGGCCACGCAAGCTCCTGTCATCGTTTGCCCGGCTATGCACACCGCAATGTGGTTGAATCCGGCAACCAAAGCAAATGTGGACACCTTACGTTCACGAAACGTTATGGTGAAAGATCCTGATTCAGGCAGACTAACGGGTAAAGATTCAGGGCCAGGTAGATTCCCTGATCCCCACGAAATAGTCAAGATAGCTATTGGTGGTCTAACAATTGAAGAATTTTGTTCTACTTGCGCTAGACAGGATTTGAGTGGCCTAAAGATTTGCGTAACTGCTGGCGGGACGAGAGAGCATATTGATCCAGTCCGTTTTATCGGCAATGAGTCCAGTGGCCGGATGGGCGTTGAAATAGCTCGAGTAGCTCAATTGCGTGGGGCAGATGTGACTCTGGTTGCCTCGAACTTAACTGTTAGGCCCCCTAGCGGCGTAAACGTGATTCAAGCCTGTTCTACTGGCGACCTTAATGCCGTAATGAATGATATTTCTTTGAGCCAGGACGCTATCGTCATGGCTGGTGCGCCAGCAGATTTTGCCGCGGCTCACCCTGAAAGCAAAAAAATAAAGAAGTTAGGGCAATCTGGCTTGACCTTGGAATTGCAGCAAACCCCAGATGTGCTTGCAGGTCTTTGCGCTAACCGTAATGGTGGTCAAGTGATAGTAGGTTTTGCTGCAGAGACTGCCGCTAACCAAGAAGAATTGTTGAGACTAGGTAGACAAAAGTTATCTCGCAAGGGTGCGGATTTGTTGGTGTTAAATGATGTTAGCGGTGGCCAAGTGTTCGCCGCCGAAGATAACAACGTTTTGATCATCAATTCAACAGGTGTCCTAGCTGAGGCAAGTGGTACAAAATTGTCAGTGGCATGGGCCATCATTGATGCCATAAAGAAGTTTTAA
- the metK gene encoding methionine adenosyltransferase has protein sequence MRIFTSESVTEGHPDKVADAISDAILDGMIAEDPASRVAIETLVANGVVVVTGEASTNSYVDIPKVIRDKLVEIGYDSADKGIDGNSCGVMVSINSQSPDIAQGVNDSWELRQGKALDDFDRQGAGDQGIMFGYACDETYELMPLPIMLAHALANQLAKVRHENLLPYLRPDGKTQVSVAYDNANRPVDVTTVVVSAQHDPKVDLETTLIPDIKREVIAPVLAKYGFNVEDALILINPTGRFVTGGPAGDSGLTGRKIIVDTYGGMARHGGGAFSGKDPTKVDRSASYAARWVAKNIVAAKLAKRCEVQISYAIGRARPTSIYVDTFGTGTVSDEKIAAGVEKVFDLRPAAIVSRLGLAAPIYSTFTCYGHFGVKRAHMAWEEVDMVDQLLSATNQ, from the coding sequence GTGCGTATCTTTACGTCCGAGTCAGTTACTGAAGGCCACCCAGATAAGGTTGCCGACGCAATCTCTGACGCCATTCTTGACGGCATGATCGCTGAGGATCCGGCCTCTAGAGTCGCTATCGAAACGCTAGTTGCTAATGGCGTTGTCGTGGTCACTGGTGAAGCTAGTACAAATTCTTATGTAGATATCCCGAAGGTGATTCGCGACAAGCTCGTCGAAATTGGTTATGACTCGGCTGATAAAGGTATTGATGGTAATTCCTGCGGCGTGATGGTATCGATAAATTCTCAGTCTCCGGATATCGCTCAGGGAGTCAATGATTCTTGGGAGCTAAGGCAAGGTAAAGCTCTTGACGATTTTGACCGTCAAGGTGCCGGCGATCAAGGAATAATGTTTGGCTACGCCTGTGACGAAACATATGAACTAATGCCACTACCAATAATGTTGGCTCACGCTTTAGCTAATCAGCTTGCAAAGGTGCGCCACGAAAACTTATTGCCATATCTTCGTCCCGACGGCAAAACTCAAGTGAGCGTTGCTTATGACAACGCTAATCGTCCAGTTGACGTAACGACTGTCGTAGTTTCAGCGCAGCACGATCCTAAAGTTGATTTAGAGACCACTCTTATACCTGATATTAAGCGTGAAGTTATTGCCCCTGTACTTGCTAAATACGGTTTCAACGTTGAGGACGCGCTGATTCTTATTAACCCTACTGGCCGTTTCGTCACTGGCGGTCCAGCTGGTGATTCTGGGCTAACGGGTCGAAAAATTATTGTAGATACCTACGGTGGAATGGCTCGTCATGGCGGCGGCGCATTTAGCGGTAAAGACCCGACAAAAGTTGACCGTTCCGCCTCCTATGCGGCTAGATGGGTGGCAAAAAATATTGTTGCCGCAAAACTCGCCAAGCGTTGTGAAGTGCAGATTTCCTATGCCATTGGCCGAGCCAGGCCAACCTCAATCTACGTCGATACCTTCGGCACTGGTACCGTCAGCGATGAGAAAATTGCTGCCGGCGTAGAGAAGGTTTTTGATCTTCGTCCGGCCGCCATCGTGTCTCGACTCGGGTTGGCTGCTCCAATTTACTCTACGTTCACTTGCTATGGACATTTTGGCGTCAAACGCGCGCACATGGCGTGGGAAGAAGTAGATATGGTTGACCAACTCCTTAGCGCCACTAACCAGTGA
- a CDS encoding primosomal protein N', which produces MNIAKVAVDISLNHLDHLFDYRIPEKMADIAKVGVRVRVRFAGRLVDGLIVELTDKAQQGVKLACLERVVSPEKVLSASTYSLVRSVADHYGGVCADVIRLAIPPRHAATESAIQREWPNPKTEEMPDRGLLNFAVGKEFIDKISTGAPVRAHWLAPASFRGSDDWVCGAVQSVIASLRANKGAIVIVPNAKDLSRIIDRLADFLGLGAIAQLYSEMGKSARYRNFLAISRGQAKVVVGTRTAVFAPVANLGLIVIYDDGDDLLAEQRAPYPHARDVAAIRANLEGCGLLFISHSRTCEIQSWVNRGWLADISATPAIYRRLSPGVRVAYDDSSPSGRLPRMVFETIRAGLAAGPTLIQVLRSGYLPALACQKCRTVIRCPSCNGPLQMRGKGHELTCKWCNRIVTAWRCTSCGGQTLRAPVVGSGRTAEELGRAFPGYRVISSFGDHVVASVGNQPALVVATPGAEPVAENGYSAAVLLDGQAMLHMQDLRAGEETFRRWLNVAALVRSGQDGGTVCVVGEPNERTVQALVRMDAAGFAQTELSDRNAAGFPPAWKMISVDSTHAGLEIFREHLSLPQGSQLLGPTVHVSPGKPVGDEETERILLRCGLEQAAALTASAKAAASLGSARKSQPVRIQVDPLRL; this is translated from the coding sequence GTGAATATCGCTAAAGTCGCGGTAGATATTTCGCTCAACCACCTTGACCATCTTTTTGACTACCGCATTCCGGAAAAAATGGCAGACATTGCCAAAGTCGGTGTGCGGGTGCGGGTGCGTTTTGCTGGCAGGTTAGTTGACGGTCTTATCGTAGAGCTAACAGATAAAGCTCAACAGGGAGTCAAACTCGCTTGCCTCGAGCGAGTGGTATCGCCGGAAAAGGTGCTTTCAGCTAGCACCTATTCGCTAGTGCGATCAGTTGCAGACCACTATGGTGGGGTCTGCGCTGACGTGATTAGACTAGCTATTCCACCTAGACATGCGGCGACTGAGAGCGCCATACAGCGGGAATGGCCAAACCCTAAAACTGAAGAAATGCCGGATCGCGGATTATTGAATTTTGCTGTCGGAAAAGAATTCATCGACAAAATCTCCACCGGCGCACCGGTTCGCGCACATTGGCTAGCTCCAGCTAGTTTCCGTGGCAGTGATGATTGGGTATGTGGGGCTGTTCAAAGTGTTATCGCCTCATTGCGGGCTAACAAAGGGGCGATTGTTATCGTCCCAAACGCTAAAGATCTATCTCGGATCATTGATCGCTTAGCTGACTTTTTAGGTTTGGGTGCTATCGCTCAACTCTATTCCGAGATGGGAAAATCGGCGAGATATCGCAATTTCTTAGCTATCAGCCGAGGCCAAGCAAAAGTAGTAGTTGGCACTCGAACAGCAGTTTTCGCGCCGGTAGCTAATCTGGGGTTAATAGTTATTTATGATGACGGCGATGACCTGCTAGCGGAACAGCGAGCACCTTACCCGCATGCTAGGGATGTTGCCGCGATTAGAGCCAATCTGGAAGGGTGCGGGCTACTTTTCATCTCCCATTCGCGCACATGTGAAATCCAGTCTTGGGTTAACCGAGGTTGGCTGGCAGATATTTCCGCAACGCCCGCCATTTACCGACGTTTAAGCCCAGGTGTGCGGGTAGCCTATGATGATTCTTCCCCTTCTGGTCGGCTTCCTAGAATGGTTTTTGAAACCATTCGCGCCGGTTTAGCTGCTGGTCCAACGCTCATTCAAGTACTTCGGTCAGGATATTTACCGGCCTTGGCATGCCAAAAGTGCCGAACGGTAATTCGCTGTCCATCGTGTAACGGTCCGCTACAAATGCGCGGCAAAGGACATGAGTTGACATGTAAGTGGTGCAACCGAATAGTTACTGCGTGGCGATGCACCAGTTGTGGGGGACAAACCCTGCGTGCTCCGGTCGTTGGTTCAGGTCGGACGGCCGAAGAGTTAGGCCGTGCCTTCCCTGGCTACCGCGTCATATCAAGCTTTGGTGATCATGTAGTCGCAAGTGTCGGCAACCAGCCAGCACTGGTGGTGGCCACCCCAGGGGCAGAGCCAGTAGCCGAAAACGGTTATTCGGCAGCTGTTTTGCTTGACGGTCAAGCAATGTTGCATATGCAAGATCTTCGAGCTGGCGAAGAAACATTTCGACGTTGGTTAAACGTTGCCGCGCTGGTGCGATCCGGGCAAGACGGCGGAACTGTCTGCGTAGTGGGAGAGCCGAATGAACGCACTGTCCAAGCATTAGTGCGGATGGATGCTGCCGGTTTTGCTCAAACTGAACTTTCTGACAGAAACGCTGCTGGTTTTCCACCAGCTTGGAAAATGATCAGTGTTGATTCAACCCATGCTGGGCTAGAAATTTTCCGAGAACATCTGTCTTTACCGCAAGGCAGTCAACTGCTAGGTCCTACGGTTCATGTGAGCCCAGGAAAACCGGTCGGCGATGAGGAAACAGAACGTATTCTACTGCGGTGTGGCCTAGAGCAAGCAGCAGCGTTGACTGCCTCGGCGAAGGCTGCTGCATCTTTGGGATCGGCGAGGAAAAGTCAACCTGTTCGCATTCAAGTAGACCCTCTGAGATTATGA
- the fmt gene encoding methionyl-tRNA formyltransferase yields MKIVFAGTPSVAVPSLMALMQAGHEVLAVVTRPDAAAGRGKKLTISPVAEAAFEMGIPILKPAHANAEFAQQLRELEPDICPIVSFGMLLGQEILDIPKHGWVNLHFSKLPAWRGAAPVQRALMAGEQDIGVTTFELVKQLDAGPIYRSESIHVGPLDTAGDVLRELSHVGAELMVRTLADIEAGKAPKPQPPGESSYAAKLDVDEVQIDWRKPANQIANLIRGTSPAPGAWTRFKDQRFKVLLATPDEAPVSLGAGQVFADRKHLWVGAGDAALELLRVQAFGKKVMSGADWARGVAKQDLEENRLG; encoded by the coding sequence GTGAAGATAGTTTTCGCTGGTACGCCGTCAGTGGCAGTGCCTAGCTTGATGGCGTTAATGCAGGCTGGGCACGAGGTGCTAGCTGTTGTTACTAGGCCTGATGCTGCTGCTGGTCGCGGGAAAAAGCTGACTATTTCCCCGGTTGCTGAGGCTGCGTTCGAAATGGGTATTCCGATCCTGAAGCCAGCGCACGCCAATGCGGAATTCGCTCAGCAATTACGTGAGTTGGAGCCAGATATTTGTCCCATAGTCTCCTTCGGAATGTTGTTGGGGCAAGAAATTTTAGATATTCCGAAGCACGGTTGGGTTAATCTACATTTCTCGAAGCTGCCAGCTTGGCGTGGCGCGGCTCCTGTCCAACGGGCATTGATGGCCGGTGAACAAGACATTGGCGTGACTACTTTTGAATTAGTAAAACAGCTTGATGCTGGCCCAATCTACCGAAGCGAGAGCATTCACGTCGGCCCACTTGATACTGCTGGTGACGTACTTCGTGAGTTGTCACATGTTGGTGCTGAGCTTATGGTTAGGACTCTAGCTGACATTGAGGCTGGCAAGGCTCCTAAACCGCAACCCCCGGGGGAGAGCTCTTATGCGGCGAAATTGGATGTTGACGAGGTTCAAATTGATTGGCGAAAACCGGCTAACCAGATAGCTAATCTAATCCGCGGCACATCACCGGCTCCGGGTGCGTGGACGCGTTTTAAGGATCAACGTTTTAAGGTGCTTTTAGCTACCCCAGATGAAGCTCCAGTCAGCCTTGGGGCAGGCCAAGTGTTTGCTGATCGCAAACACTTATGGGTCGGTGCGGGTGACGCTGCCCTAGAATTATTACGAGTCCAGGCGTTCGGAAAAAAAGTCATGAGTGGCGCCGACTGGGCAAGAGGCGTTGCCAAACAGGATTTGGAAGAAAATAGACTTGGTTAA
- a CDS encoding transcription antitermination factor NusB, with product MWKKIDLVNRQIDLARLVAYNTLEAINGQGAFANIALNRELKESGLRGKDAGFVTELVSGTCRMQGSYDEIISFVTRRDLYDLQPEVVDVLRLACHQVFAMRVPMHACVTTSVDLAGVVVGEKVTGLVNAVVRKLTRKPFDAWIDLISSHFDEKDKLGIRYGHPRWIVEAISSALKSNEQELERALEANNKPASVMLVARPGLATQENLLAAGGKPAKYSDWGASRPGNPADLRMVRIGRAGVQDEGSQLVIKAATAMPLPEGDWLDLCAGPGGKAALLRGLAPGLLLANEVSYHRAKLVTKGLRSYPDRWQVMVADGTKPAWGQQAFALVVADVPCSGLGSLRRRPESRWRRSPQDVKELSVLQRDLLSSALTSVKPQGVVAYITCSPHPAETVEIVADLPKGYTLIDAPALIPNVPNASSRLNSSCIQLWPHIHETDAMFCALIRRDK from the coding sequence ATTTGGAAGAAAATAGACTTGGTTAATAGGCAAATCGATCTTGCCCGGCTAGTGGCTTATAACACCTTAGAGGCGATCAACGGGCAAGGTGCTTTCGCTAATATCGCCTTAAATCGCGAGCTAAAAGAATCTGGCTTACGCGGTAAAGACGCTGGTTTTGTCACTGAACTGGTTTCGGGAACGTGTCGGATGCAAGGCAGCTATGACGAGATCATCTCGTTTGTTACCAGACGAGATCTCTATGATCTTCAGCCTGAGGTGGTAGATGTCCTGCGTCTTGCTTGCCATCAAGTTTTTGCCATGCGAGTACCAATGCATGCTTGCGTGACAACATCAGTCGATCTTGCTGGTGTGGTTGTTGGGGAGAAAGTTACTGGTTTAGTTAACGCTGTAGTTCGAAAACTGACGCGCAAACCATTTGATGCCTGGATTGACCTTATATCCTCACACTTTGATGAGAAAGACAAATTAGGTATTAGATACGGTCACCCGCGTTGGATAGTAGAAGCTATCAGTTCAGCCCTGAAAAGCAACGAACAAGAATTAGAGCGGGCGCTGGAGGCAAATAACAAGCCAGCATCGGTGATGCTAGTAGCCAGACCAGGTTTGGCCACTCAAGAAAATCTGTTAGCTGCCGGAGGCAAGCCAGCTAAATATTCTGATTGGGGTGCTAGCCGTCCAGGAAATCCGGCTGATTTGCGTATGGTTCGCATCGGACGAGCTGGCGTTCAAGATGAGGGCAGCCAGTTAGTTATCAAAGCAGCCACTGCTATGCCTTTACCTGAGGGGGATTGGCTTGATTTGTGCGCCGGCCCAGGCGGGAAAGCAGCTTTATTGCGCGGGTTAGCTCCTGGATTGCTATTAGCCAATGAGGTGTCGTATCACCGAGCAAAATTAGTTACTAAAGGTTTGCGTTCCTATCCTGATCGCTGGCAAGTAATGGTGGCCGATGGAACTAAACCAGCTTGGGGTCAGCAAGCTTTCGCCTTGGTAGTAGCCGATGTACCTTGTAGCGGTTTGGGGTCTTTGAGGCGTCGCCCTGAGTCTCGTTGGCGCCGAAGCCCTCAAGATGTTAAAGAGCTAAGCGTCCTACAACGAGATTTGTTGTCTAGTGCGTTAACCAGCGTAAAACCTCAGGGTGTGGTTGCTTATATAACGTGTTCTCCGCACCCAGCGGAGACAGTAGAGATTGTTGCTGATTTGCCTAAGGGTTACACGCTGATTGATGCCCCTGCGCTAATACCAAATGTGCCTAATGCTTCCAGCCGGTTAAATTCATCTTGTATCCAGCTGTGGCCACACATTCATGAAACAGATGCCATGTTTTGCGCTTTAATCCGCCGTGACAAGTAG
- the rpe gene encoding ribulose-phosphate 3-epimerase, which produces MSVRITPSVLNADLANLASEVARIPSADFVHVDVMDNHFVPNLTIGLPVVESLHRNTDIPLDIHLMIEDADTWAPQFAEAGCESVTFHVEASKAPIRLARELRKLGTRVSMALKPATPIEPYADMLTELDMVLLMTVEPGFGGQKFLDLVLPKIRRTRKLVEGSGKEIWIQVDGGISLETIEACAEAGADTFVAGSAVYKADNPDKMVAALRAKAEAKI; this is translated from the coding sequence GTGAGTGTGCGCATTACCCCATCTGTTCTTAACGCTGATCTGGCTAATCTTGCCAGCGAGGTAGCTAGGATACCTAGCGCCGATTTCGTCCACGTCGACGTTATGGATAACCACTTTGTGCCAAACCTGACTATCGGGCTGCCAGTTGTGGAATCCTTACATCGCAATACAGATATCCCGCTGGATATTCATTTAATGATCGAGGACGCCGACACTTGGGCGCCACAATTTGCTGAGGCCGGCTGTGAATCAGTCACTTTTCACGTGGAAGCTTCTAAAGCGCCGATTCGCCTAGCTAGAGAATTACGCAAATTGGGCACTAGAGTTTCGATGGCGCTTAAACCTGCTACTCCGATTGAGCCTTATGCTGACATGCTGACCGAGCTTGACATGGTGCTATTAATGACTGTTGAGCCAGGTTTTGGTGGTCAAAAGTTCTTGGATTTGGTGCTACCAAAGATTCGCCGCACCCGAAAGCTGGTTGAGGGCAGTGGCAAGGAAATCTGGATTCAAGTTGATGGTGGTATCTCTCTGGAAACCATCGAGGCTTGTGCCGAGGCTGGGGCTGATACTTTCGTTGCTGGTTCTGCCGTGTATAAGGCTGACAATCCAGACAAGATGGTAGCCGCCTTGCGAGCCAAAGCTGAGGCGAAAATTTAG